A stretch of DNA from Octopus bimaculoides isolate UCB-OBI-ISO-001 chromosome 23, ASM119413v2, whole genome shotgun sequence:
atatttactttacatgaagtattatgatcttacgttgactttagaggctttctctgattatctccttTGAAAGCACActcatggtttccacgtaagatatggtggcgttgctgtttacaaagttttattttcgtttctctattattaattttactcttgtctctatcttagtagaaactgatgaaTCAAActtcataaacaaacaacagcaaaactgttcggaaattaaataacactgacatattcagtaacaataataaatttaaattatccttgacaatttttagttttaccaattttgaatatatcgctctTGTTTAACATCTCTTACCTACTTGGCAATTGCATTTCTAGTTTTGTGCACAACAATGTTGTTAAACCTCTATTAAGagcaccgtatgcaggtcctttctgttttctttcatacACAGATAAATTTATCAGTATAGACCTTAGTGGaagtaaagacactatatcagtggatagactgaaaaaggccttcatagaaaAAACTGttcctgttcccactgcagacgatacacattccatgactaccattgggattgatcagttaccggacaaggattctggattattttcccgttttttttacttaatttttgagagcagtcaggttcatttttagtattcttgtttgtgagagcagtcgagtttattttagatattttcattttaaaaatcatctccggctaattgttgagaggacgttggtattgccttggacggaggtttgtgctctctgagtgctcttattattattattattattattattatgagtttttctcctttccattttgtttccatttcttgctgagtacCTTTCTGACTCTTTGGACAAAGAAACTCAGTGTATACATTGTTAAGCCATTAAACTAAACACACCACATAGTTCTttctcaaaatgaaatgaagttatgtgtaaaaaaaaattaaaatactggagtggctgtgtggtaagtagcttgcttaccaaccacatggttccaggttcagtcccactgcgtggtaccttgggcaagtgtcttctacaatagcctcgggctaaccaaagccttgtgggtggatttggtagacggaaactgaaagaagcccatcgtatatatgcatatatatatatatgtatgtgtgtttgtgtgtctgtgtttgttcccccaccattgtttgacaaccgatggtggtgtgtttacgtccccgtaacttagcggttcggcaaaagagaccgatagaataagtactaggcttccaaagaataagtcctggggttgatttgtttgactaaaggcggtactccagcatggccacagtcaaatgactgaaacaagtaaaacaataaaaggaagAATAAATGCATGGGTGGAAATCGTTCTCACATTGACAATTCTCTTCTCCTTACATGTGACATACGAGTTAAAACAATCTCTTGCACTCCTtccagggatcattctcaaataattgtcagtttctttttttttatcattcctagtgtgcctacaatcactggtattgtaactgcATTgtgatgccacattttttcaatttcaatgagcaaaactttatattttctgaccttgtcaaattcttttgccgagatattatgattGCAAAGAATACCCATGTCGATCAACaaacaaactttattgttttggtattTCACATGAATATCCAATTTATCAGCTCTAATGGTTCAGTCTGTATGTattggaaagtcccaaagaattgttacattttctctctcagttaAAGTCTCAGGGTGGTGATTATACCacttgtcagcagttttgattttacaaTGCCGGCATATTAAGCAATGTaaatattggccaactctgtcatgtcttggtTTATACTCCACTGGTCCTAAGACTTtacatccattattattattatcatcaatagtattcatcatcatcatcatcatttaacatacgttgtccatgctggcatgggttggatggtttgaccagggatggcaagctggaaggctgtgccaaaCTCTAGTCtcatttggcatgatttctatggctagatgcccttcttaacaccagccacttaaagagtgtaatgggtgcttttacatgccgctggcacaggtaccatttgtgtgacatctgccacgactatgatttcacttggcttgatgggtcttctactcaagcatggcataatatcaaaggtctcggtcatttgtcattgcttctgtgagtcCTAACACTCAAAAGATGCTGTTCACAAGCCACTGGTATTGACCACCTTGCTTCTGTGAAACCAACGCTTGAAAGGGTGCCAGTTGCTTGACACTAGCATCAACCaagactacgatttcacttggcatgACAGATCTTCTcaaaggtttcagtcactagTCACTGACTTCATGAGGCCCAAAgattgaagatcatgcttcacagccttgtcccatgtcttcctgggtctacctctaccacaggctccttatatatatatagttgtaataatgaagtcaaactaaCATTAACTTCAAAAACATCATTGCATCCTCACCAAGAATTACTGacagttattaattatttttattattcttaaacattcactGCACTAGTGCTGAGGACTCCATCTTGAACGAATGTTGATCAGAACAGGTAACATAAACGACATCCACCTTGAATAATGTGTATTGATAAACATTATCTGTAGGTTTTTGAAGGTTGAAGTCAGCATTTAACTGTTTACTAAACAAAGCTAATTTCTACAATTGCTTGAGGCTAGATATCTTGCTAACCTTCAACATTTTGTTTCTGGACACTTGGTAAAGTTGTTTTGACTTATGATACAttgcatgtatttcttttttgctgttgtGTCTAGGTTGTTGACATATCTGTTCTTTGGTTAGTAACTTCCACTATCACATTTTCTGGTACAAACATTTCAAATGtctattgaacaaaatattttgcaaaatattaAACACATCTTGCAATCCTGtgaagtttcatcaaaattgataaaacaatggaggaggagttagctaacaactctgCAAACAAACAcgcccacagacagaatttcccatacatatatatatatatatatatatatacatacatatacttacagatatatatacatatatatatatacatacatatacatgcagatatatatacatattttagtcaaatgaattgacaccagtacttattttttttaaagcttggaacttattgtattttttgctgaactgctaagttatggagctgtaaacacaccaacacggggTGTCAAGTGGTGacaaggaacaaacacacacacacacacatacacatttacaatgagcttctttcagtttccacctaccaaatttactcacttAGCTTTGATCAGCTCAAGGGTATAAAAGTAGATACTTGTCCAAGTCAttgcacattgggactgaacccagaaccatgtggttgggaagcaaacatcttgccacacagccacacctgtacctataattgattatgattttagctttgatttaaaagacaagatggtcatggctagaatgtcatTTATTATGTAGGCCTacttaatcagagctgacctggagataaacaacaatatttgAAATCCTACTCTTTAAAACACTTTTTTACatgaacaaatacaaataaataataaatttaagtgATAATAGTAATTGTTTCTAACTTCATTGACTGAAGATAGCAGATTAAAGTATCTTGCCTAAGGATAAAGTGCAGCACTGTCAGTAGACAATGAGTGAACTAGATTAGTGTATGAGAAATTTTGTCCTGAGAAACATTGTATAAATAGTTAGTGAGCCTAATGATGTTCTTTGTATTAAGAACATTTTTgaacgtttttattttattttatttctcctctTAAAAAGATTGTATAAATGATTACTATTAAAAAGGGAATTTTGCAAAAAGAACATTCTGGCATTTTATCAAATCAGAAAGCCAATATATTCTGATGTTATTGGCAAAGAAACACAACACAAAATCAAGGGCCTACTAATGCTAATGGTGGGGACAGAGATACTTTGCACAGAGTTTGGGAAATGCATCTTGGTTGCAgacatatttaaattgaatatttttatgaacTTTTTTTTCATGTCTTAGTCAGAGGAGAAAGAGCAATTTCCATATTTTGAAGGACTTTCAGGACTTGTAGGGGAGGTAAAGGAAACCCATGACTTGTGAGTTGTTACAGTGGCAAGCAGCACTTATCTAAATATCTCCAGACCAGAGACCctgtatgaatgtttgttataGATTGgacttaaccatttagcattcagattactctgtcaaatgtattgcttatttattcacatagttttcagttagtcatgcattatcttgtagcttcaagatttcaatggtgtgtttgtatattttgagaATGTCACAGTAGGGTTGGCATGGgaagttggatctggtcagttttagcataaaacatGCTAATATTTGGCCAGatgtagccagtttaaatgctaaagtgttaaagtaCCCAAGAGCCAAAAAAAACGACAATGTTAAACTGGGCACCCACTCTAACCAAAACTGTTTAAAATTTAAGTTTGTTTTGGTATCTGTATCAAATAGATATAAACCTTGTGAGTCATAAGAGACATTGTAAAGATATCTGTAAAGTAAGATAAGTTTGTATGTTATTGTGTAGCCTTATATCAGTGAAAACTTTTAATCCTGCTTGCACACctatacagaaatattttacaatgtttGTATTGTTGCTTGGCTTTTCTTACTGTGCTTATATCAGgccattaagaatgaaatgtccaattttcagctgaaagtttattttactttatctcaacaaaaaagcaatgcagttaatcaaagtatacacctaaattatcaacacaattttgctaTTTTGTCAGTAGCTTACTTATGCcggcagtgaagaattctggagagtaagaggtgatgaaatcacaaaaggctgtttttgcattttcaaatttgaagttatttccttgcaaaaagttgtctaatgcttGGAAAATGTGAttgtcagttggtgcaaggtctggtgaatatgtgGATGACAGAGtatttccaagttcagttcctgtaatttgagtagcattctttgtgaaacatgtggtcgagcattgtcttgcaagagaattggcctgtctctattgatcAATCttagttgtttaattgcaagttcactctaACTGGTTGATGCatacatccactgtaattgacttaccaagtctcatgaagctgtagtgaaTGACGCCAGTGCTGGActaccaaacagacaccattagcttcttttggtgaatattcttttttggattgttttGGCACcttgtctctatccaaccaccatgcagaatgcttgctattgttgaagaGAATCCATTCATCACACAACAATACGgtgcaaaaatggttcgcttttatgccatgacagcaaagaacagcaagtttcaagacgatgTGTCATCTGAGGCTCGTTTATTTCATGTGGtgcccacttgtccagcttctttaccttgccgatttgtttcagatggtccaatactgTTGGAAtgaaaacatcaaaccttgctgctaactcatgtGTAGAttgagatgtatccacttccactacagtttccagctcatcattatccaccttggtctcaggtctaccacagggctgattttcaagagtaaagtcaccaaaccagaacttctcaaaccatcgatgtACCATGCACtcatttgccacatcttcaccaaacacctcattgatgtttcgagctgtctgggatgcattggttccacaatggaactcatattcataaacaacacaaatctTTGAACTATCCataggttcacaaaaattgatttacaagagaagactcacaatataatcagacaccatgaattgcatttcgaaaagtgatgtaattcttcaaagtgatgtaagacaaagaattgtcaggataaaacagagttaatgactgtcaaacttggtgcataagaaaatcggacatttcattcttaatgacctgatacataGTATTTGCAACTCCATTGAAGTTGTATGAACATCTAATCATGACAAAGCTATTAATTCCTGACCAGAAATATATAGGATGAATAGAAATGTAATAATCGGTGAACATTTAACAGAAATCATATATGAAACATATTGATTTAActaaacatttgaaaaatatcgattctaataatgaatatattaataagcaaaattatttttcattattactgTATGAATTTTCAATGAAGATGAGTTTATTCTTTCTgtatatcattgttttttttttttcagaatgaaattaagaaaatcatttgaaatatcattttaatgattTACAAGCTAAATCTTTTTAAATCTTGACAAAAAGAAAtctgtatttcttattttttgcaGCATTTTCCTCAATTCTAATTTTGTCAATATTTAGTGAGCTTTAGCGACTTGTCATGTAAATTGGATACACTAGGAAAATCACTGCTGACATTTTATCTTTACCTGTGATGTAATCATGTCCCACACTTTATTCCAGACCCTTTTTTATCAAGGACACTATGTattaatactgttaaataaaaccTTGATCTCGCTTCTTTATTCTTctaactctctttttctctctctttgtaggaaaaaatcagaaaatacaaaaattacacctctaaaaaatataaagaaaagttcaAAAAGTCCAAACTTGCCTAAAAAACACACTCCAGAAAATGTTGGTTCCGGGGCCAAACCAAAAAGTGTGACATCACTTCAACCAGATACAGATGTTCACCAGTATCTTTCCCATAGTGCCGAAGAGCTTGATAACGTGAGTCAGTCAATGTTTTACTATATCTTCACCACACAGTTTGTCTTACAACATTACATGAAGCAATCATCAAATTCAACTTTTATAAAATCAACTCATTTGGGATTATATTTTGTCTCCATAATACAAAAACCATTCAGTTTAAgctgttcatatttaaattaaaaactttcatTACGATTTTACATAAAACCTTTTGTTAGTTATCACTGTTAATTAACTGTTTTTTATGCCAACCCACCTGGGACCATTACAATTGAATCCAAGATGCAAAGCAGCTCATTTTTAAATGTTCTACATTCAAATGAAAatctttcattgttattttatgtaagaatttccatgaaggtcaactttgcctttcatccttttgatgttgataaaataagtatcagttgagcactggggccaatgtaactgacttacccccaCTCATGAAACtgctgtcaaaatttgaaaccattattttatgtaAGAATCTGTTTGATAATTTGTTATGAACTCTAGCTTCAAAAtgagttatttttactaaatctctccaaatttatcattattatttttatttttcccccaCCTAAATAAAGTAGAACACagtgtgtatttcaatagaaatatgatcACAAAAGTGTTAAATGAAgtttaaattttataaacttcATCCAGTGGCATTTTGTGTTCATGCATATGGATTTATGAGCAGTCAGTTTGTAGTTTATCATCATTTGCAGTATAAAGATATCAAGCAAAAACCATGGatataggcatagctgtgtgataaaaaatgtttgctttgtaatcacctgattccaggttcaatcccactccatATTGGCTTTGACTACTGTCTTCTGTCATAGTTTCAGACCACCACAATACTCTGTGACTGAAATtaggcagatggaaactgtgaagaagcccatcagatgagctgtacccttttttttttgtttgtttaacacTACCACATGGCCCTTTGGTGCTTTAAACAGACTCCATTCTGTTACAAGCTTTCACACCAGGGGCCAGTGTGAGGATAATTTGATATCTTGGTGTACTGCTTCCTACAACAACAACCCATGTTTATTCCACCCAACACAAAGGTCATGTGAGCCACCTTTCCTTCCCTGGTGAAGCCATAAAAATaggtattttagaaatatatacatgaaaaatatgtGCAAGAATAGATTTCTTGTCCTTTCTATGTTATTGTATGGTagtaagaaactctcaagagagctGAACAGTAGAAGGTTTTCAGAGATGAAACCCTCTCGGGCAAGTGTTTTGGCCCTTCTTACACTTTAAGGGCTTGGGTTGCACCCAGGTCATGACTCCTGGGACCCCTTTTGCTGACACGTTTTAGCCACTGGGATATTGGATAATTGTAAATTTAAACCACTTGGAGACGTCATTTAGTTGGAACTCCTCTCAGTTGACTCAAATTTATACTTGAAAAATTATGAGTAAGAATTGATTTCTAGTCCTTGCTatgttattgtatttgtatagTAAGAGGTAAACTTTGCTAAAATTCCTTGTCATTGTTTTGCTTATAGCTGGACGGAACTGGGTCTCTTGGCAAGCACCCAGTGGCCCCACTGGTGCAAGCAATTCAACAAGAAAATGGCACCCCTAATACTACAAACACAGCAGCAACCACTTGTACGCCTTCCATCACAACCACAGCTACAACATCAGCAACACTCAGCTCTGGAatcagtggtggtagtggatcTGGAGAGGCATCAGTGGATGATTTTGATGGATCACACACCCCTGACCCAAATCGTACCAAGGCTGCTAAAGATCACCTACAAGCTAAAATCCATAAGATAATGGTGCAGATAAAAAGTGAACAGGACTCAAAGGAAGGTAAGAACATTCCTTGATACAATTATCAGTGTCTCTCAGTCTTGTGTATGTTTTTCTGAGCAATCACATAGtgataagcatggctgtgtggttgagaagcttgcttcctggccatatggttttgtgttcaatcccactgtgtggtacattgtgcaagtgtctttaTGATagttctgggctgaccaaagcattgttagtttatttggtgtatatatatgtacgtgtatacacacacatgtatgtatgtatgtacatgtgtgtctttgtttctgtttacCCTTATCTtggcatcacatgatggttgtaaatgatcaTCATTGTCAAACAAGGAATGCTGGTCTTTTGCTAGAAATGTGCCTGGCCgtgggagaaatattaccttgcttggaaacaggtgagatttAGTGACAAGACGAGCAActagctgtagaaagtctgcctcagcaaattcggtctgacccatgcaagtatggtaAAGTAGGTGTTTGACGATAGAgctttgtttctcaaccacattgttctgagttcagtcccactgtgtggtaccatggGTAGAAGTCTCCTACTATACCCTTgggctgattaaagcct
This window harbors:
- the LOC106876968 gene encoding uncharacterized protein LOC106876968 isoform X3; this translates as MKKSENTKITPLKNIKKSSKSPNLPKKHTPENVGSGAKPKSVTSLQPDTDVHQYLSHSAEELDNLDGTGSLGKHPVAPLVQAIQQENGTPNTTNTAATTCTPSITTTATTSATLSSGISGGSGSGEASVDDFDGSHTPDPNRTKAAKDHLQAKIHKIMVQIKSEQDSKEAG
- the LOC106876968 gene encoding uncharacterized protein LOC106876968 isoform X2; this translates as MIRRTSLPITIRKKSENTKITPLKNIKKSSKSPNLPKKHTPENVGSGAKPKSVTSLQPDTDVHQYLSHSAEELDNLDGTGSLGKHPVAPLVQAIQQENGTPNTTNTAATTCTPSITTTATTSATLSSGISGGSGSGEASVDDFDGSHTPDPNRTKAAKDHLQAKIHKIMVQIKSEQDSKEG
- the LOC106876968 gene encoding uncharacterized protein LOC106876968 isoform X1: MIRRTSLPITIRKKSENTKITPLKNIKKSSKSPNLPKKHTPENVGSGAKPKSVTSLQPDTDVHQYLSHSAEELDNLDGTGSLGKHPVAPLVQAIQQENGTPNTTNTAATTCTPSITTTATTSATLSSGISGGSGSGEASVDDFDGSHTPDPNRTKAAKDHLQAKIHKIMVQIKSEQDSKEAG